The proteins below come from a single Streptomyces tubercidicus genomic window:
- a CDS encoding FtsX-like permease family protein: MIRLEAICVAAFGTLLGLAGGLFGAWKVSGLFNGAIPQYSYSLPWPTLALVVLLSLAVGAVAAALPARRVAALSPLRAVAAA; the protein is encoded by the coding sequence ATGATCCGCCTGGAGGCCATCTGCGTCGCCGCCTTCGGCACCCTGCTCGGACTGGCCGGCGGGCTGTTCGGGGCGTGGAAGGTCAGCGGTCTGTTCAACGGCGCGATCCCGCAGTACTCCTACTCACTGCCCTGGCCCACCCTCGCCCTCGTGGTCCTGCTCTCGCTCGCCGTCGGCGCGGTCGCGGCCGCCTTGCCCGCCCGACGGGTCGCTGCCCTCAGCCCCCTGCGAGCCGTCGCCGCCGCCTAG
- a CDS encoding trypsin-like peptidase domain-containing protein — MNRPLVGTLATAALGAATLLGTVGTAYAAPQNSAPHPTQHKTKQHKTKAADFAGTVALSNCSGSVVRMPGSKADDPALVMSNGHCLEGDMPGAGDVVVDKPSSRSFTLLDKSAGELGTIKATKVAYATMTDTDVSFYETDSTYAEIEKKFKVKPLEMATEHPAKDAKISVVSGYWKKVYSCGIDGFAPTLKEGEWTWKDSVRYTPECKIIGGTSGSPVVDTATGKVTAINNTSNESGEKCTLNNPCEVDENGKTTVRKGIGYAQETYQIPKCFGDGNKLDLNAEGCVLPKPKATRH; from the coding sequence ATGAATCGACCTCTCGTCGGCACCCTGGCCACGGCCGCACTGGGCGCCGCAACCCTGCTGGGCACCGTCGGAACGGCGTACGCCGCGCCGCAGAACAGTGCCCCGCACCCCACGCAGCACAAGACCAAGCAGCACAAGACCAAGGCGGCGGACTTCGCCGGCACCGTCGCGCTGAGCAACTGCTCCGGCTCGGTCGTCCGGATGCCCGGCTCGAAGGCCGACGACCCGGCGCTGGTGATGTCCAACGGGCACTGTCTGGAAGGCGATATGCCCGGCGCCGGTGACGTCGTCGTCGACAAGCCGTCCAGCCGCAGCTTCACCCTGCTGGACAAGTCGGCCGGTGAGCTGGGCACGATCAAGGCCACCAAGGTCGCCTACGCCACGATGACCGACACTGATGTCTCGTTCTACGAGACCGACTCGACCTACGCCGAGATCGAGAAGAAGTTCAAGGTCAAGCCGTTGGAGATGGCCACCGAGCACCCGGCCAAGGACGCGAAGATCAGCGTCGTCTCCGGCTACTGGAAGAAGGTCTACTCCTGCGGCATCGACGGGTTCGCCCCCACCCTCAAGGAGGGCGAGTGGACCTGGAAGGACTCGGTCCGCTACACCCCGGAGTGCAAGATCATCGGCGGTACGTCCGGCTCGCCGGTGGTCGACACCGCGACCGGCAAGGTCACGGCCATCAACAACACCAGCAACGAGAGCGGCGAGAAGTGCACGCTCAACAACCCCTGTGAGGTGGACGAGAACGGCAAGACCACGGTGCGCAAGGGCATCGGCTACGCCCAGGAGACGTACCAGATACCCAAGTGCTTCGGCGACGGCAACAAGCTCGACCTGAACGCCGAGGGCTGCGTCCTGCCGAAGCCGAAGGCCACGCGCCACTGA
- a CDS encoding M14 family metallopeptidase → MRPRIRGGRTTVLAALLSLTLAAPIAAAQAQDTPPSRPAPGAAQSAEVPRQYEVTGPSTPTERTALTSTGVSIDEVHTRAVVITATRAQAAGVRQLGYGLRTLPAPPKDTASPHKPRVNDFPAGYTKYHTYDEATKEIDALVAKHPDILSKQVIGTSHEGRDLLALKLSKNVTKDEQEPEVLFTAHQHAREHLTVEMALYLLNEFTSKYGSDSRVTKMLDSREIWIIPDLNPDGGAYDIASGDFRSWRKNRQPNAGTDEVGTDLNRNWDFKWGCCDGSSTNPGDETYRGASAASAPEVKVVSKFVHGRKVGGKQQIKAAIDFHTYSELVLWPFGFTNDDTGPGMTQDDHDAFATIGKNMAATNGYTPEQSSDLYITDGAIDDWLWGDQRIFAYTFEMYPSSFGSGGFYPKDSVIPKETARNREAVLQLLEIADCPYRAIGKEGQYCKGS, encoded by the coding sequence ATGCGACCACGTATCCGCGGCGGACGCACGACAGTCCTCGCCGCGCTCCTCTCCCTCACCCTCGCCGCCCCGATCGCCGCCGCCCAGGCGCAGGACACGCCACCCTCCCGTCCCGCCCCGGGCGCCGCGCAAAGCGCCGAAGTCCCCCGCCAGTACGAGGTCACCGGCCCCTCCACCCCCACGGAGCGCACCGCCCTCACCTCGACCGGCGTCAGCATCGACGAGGTCCACACCCGCGCGGTCGTCATCACCGCGACCCGCGCCCAGGCGGCCGGGGTACGCCAACTCGGCTATGGACTGCGCACGTTGCCCGCCCCGCCGAAAGACACCGCGTCCCCCCACAAGCCGCGCGTCAACGACTTCCCGGCCGGCTACACGAAGTACCACACCTACGACGAGGCCACGAAGGAGATCGACGCCCTCGTCGCCAAGCACCCGGACATCCTGAGCAAGCAGGTCATCGGCACCTCCCACGAGGGCCGCGACCTCCTCGCCCTCAAACTCAGCAAGAACGTCACCAAGGACGAACAGGAACCCGAAGTCCTCTTCACCGCCCACCAGCACGCCCGGGAACACCTCACCGTCGAGATGGCCCTCTACCTCCTCAACGAGTTCACCTCGAAATACGGCAGCGACTCCCGCGTCACCAAGATGCTCGACTCCCGCGAGATCTGGATCATCCCCGACCTGAACCCCGACGGCGGCGCGTACGACATCGCCTCCGGCGACTTCCGCAGCTGGCGCAAGAACCGCCAGCCCAACGCCGGAACCGACGAGGTCGGCACCGACCTCAACCGCAACTGGGACTTCAAGTGGGGCTGCTGCGACGGCTCTTCGACCAACCCGGGCGACGAGACCTATCGCGGCGCCTCCGCCGCCTCCGCCCCCGAGGTCAAGGTCGTCTCGAAATTCGTCCACGGCCGCAAAGTCGGCGGCAAACAGCAGATCAAGGCCGCCATCGACTTCCACACCTACAGCGAACTCGTCCTCTGGCCCTTCGGCTTCACCAACGACGACACCGGCCCCGGCATGACCCAGGACGACCACGACGCCTTCGCCACCATCGGCAAAAACATGGCCGCCACCAACGGCTACACCCCCGAACAGTCCAGCGACCTCTACATCACCGACGGCGCCATCGACGACTGGCTGTGGGGCGACCAGCGCATCTTCGCGTACACCTTCGAGATGTACCCGTCATCCTTCGGCTCCGGCGGCTTCTACCCGAAGGACTCGGTAATCCCGAAGGAAACAGCCCGCAACCGCGAGGCGGTCCTCCAACTCCTGGAGATCGCCGACTGTCCTTACCGGGCGATCGGGAAGGAAGGGCAGTACTGCAAGGGAAGTTGA
- a CDS encoding WXG100 family type VII secretion target has translation MTHEHFSVHPDKLRTLSTDFKHVNDRLEGQVKQFADKAENVDSAFGVLSESTEALAKYVDMTRATVTSLQQLRKQLSGYAAGLNHTAANYEHTDAGQANAFKGA, from the coding sequence ATGACGCATGAACACTTCAGTGTCCACCCGGACAAACTCCGGACGCTGTCCACGGATTTCAAGCATGTGAACGACCGACTCGAAGGGCAAGTCAAGCAATTTGCCGATAAGGCCGAGAATGTTGATTCTGCGTTTGGGGTGCTCAGCGAATCCACTGAAGCTCTTGCCAAATATGTCGATATGACGCGAGCCACTGTCACCAGCCTGCAGCAGCTGCGCAAACAACTTTCCGGTTATGCCGCCGGATTGAATCACACAGCCGCAAACTACGAGCACACCGATGCCGGCCAGGCGAACGCATTCAAGGGCGCGTGA
- a CDS encoding WXG100 family type VII secretion target gives MAEQQQIEKSFHILKPGGNPEVLRKCAEAWREMAHDLKSAGADLGRQVDELSESEWGGQAATGFREHWTHTKEQIDQALPRFHAVAKELEQAADHIEDTNTQVEHVLEELAVTAAVGVGLTVITAGFSDLVAAGSAAAEVAEAGAVVARLAKVLKTIESALESLRGLMAGNKFLKFGMEFATNVGGNFTGNVLGQVFTGQKVTWGQDFQDAAVAGGVGTALGAGGRTLGQKMPNALGDVISGNGLAGKMTTGAATSAGGQMAADGVDIAQGSKTGANIIPDLITSAAGGAAGGASVHGGEARYEHGGGGRHRDPESGPTFGPGRQAGANGVVYGDANANETDRTADHPQSPFDKPRSALTDPDGAYEG, from the coding sequence ATGGCCGAGCAGCAGCAGATCGAGAAGAGCTTCCACATCCTTAAGCCCGGCGGCAACCCAGAGGTGCTGCGCAAGTGTGCCGAGGCGTGGCGGGAGATGGCCCATGACCTGAAGTCGGCGGGGGCGGACCTTGGTCGGCAGGTCGATGAGTTAAGCGAGTCGGAGTGGGGCGGCCAGGCCGCCACGGGGTTCCGCGAGCACTGGACGCACACCAAGGAGCAGATCGACCAAGCGCTGCCCCGCTTTCATGCTGTCGCCAAGGAGTTGGAGCAGGCAGCCGACCACATCGAGGACACCAATACACAAGTGGAGCACGTTCTTGAGGAGCTCGCGGTCACTGCGGCCGTGGGCGTCGGGCTGACCGTGATCACCGCGGGCTTCTCCGACTTGGTTGCCGCCGGGAGCGCGGCGGCCGAAGTCGCCGAGGCCGGAGCCGTCGTTGCGAGGCTCGCCAAAGTCCTCAAGACGATCGAATCGGCTCTTGAGTCCCTACGTGGTCTCATGGCGGGTAACAAATTCTTGAAGTTCGGTATGGAGTTCGCCACGAACGTGGGTGGCAACTTCACCGGCAACGTGCTGGGACAGGTGTTCACCGGCCAGAAGGTCACCTGGGGCCAGGACTTCCAGGACGCGGCGGTGGCCGGGGGCGTCGGCACCGCACTGGGGGCGGGTGGCCGGACATTGGGCCAGAAGATGCCCAACGCACTCGGCGATGTGATCTCAGGTAACGGACTCGCCGGGAAGATGACCACGGGCGCCGCCACCAGCGCGGGCGGCCAGATGGCTGCTGACGGGGTCGACATCGCCCAGGGCAGCAAGACGGGTGCCAACATCATCCCGGACCTGATCACCAGCGCCGCCGGCGGCGCGGCGGGCGGCGCGTCGGTACACGGCGGCGAGGCCCGGTATGAGCACGGCGGAGGGGGACGGCACCGAGACCCCGAGTCCGGTCCGACCTTCGGCCCGGGGCGGCAGGCTGGTGCCAATGGCGTGGTGTACGGGGATGCCAACGCCAACGAGACCGACCGCACCGCCGACCACCCCCAGAGCCCCTTCGACAAACCCCGCTCGGCGCTGACCGACCCGGACGGCGCATATGAGGGCTGA
- a CDS encoding DUF418 domain-containing protein, whose translation MTQTLRSPALSSDTGGGRLPLLDVLRGTAILGTLMTNVWVFASPGAEWGFLQNSSGHAGYGSVPAAAESLFQLVANGKSFSMLTILFGVGLAIQFDAAARRGQPWPGRYKWRALFLFAEGTLHFVLVFAWDVLMGYAVTALLVAWLLARSERTRRRAMWWAAGLHLALMVALTALLVGDGRNAGVGGGGVSQRIVDLYAHGSYLDQIAFRLETGIALRLEPVLAFGLMVFLFLLGVRLFRAGAFAMDGTGRRIRARMLGWGLGLGAPLTAATAVGGSDLFFLDRYCAAPLLAVGFIGLIGAVVSRVRRPGPLTTGLTSVGRTALSAYVLQNLLCMLLCYGIGLGLTARWGDTGRPWWVMGLWAGVCAVLMVGSTLWLRRFATGPLESVQKWALRR comes from the coding sequence ATGACCCAGACACTGCGCTCACCGGCCCTTTCTTCCGATACCGGAGGTGGCCGGCTCCCGCTGCTCGACGTACTGCGCGGAACCGCGATCCTCGGCACGCTGATGACCAACGTCTGGGTCTTCGCCAGTCCCGGCGCCGAGTGGGGGTTCCTGCAGAACAGCTCCGGGCACGCCGGATACGGTTCCGTTCCGGCGGCGGCCGAGAGCCTGTTCCAACTCGTGGCGAACGGCAAGTCCTTCTCGATGCTGACGATCCTGTTCGGGGTCGGCCTGGCCATCCAGTTCGACGCCGCCGCCCGGCGCGGACAGCCCTGGCCGGGCCGCTACAAGTGGCGGGCGCTGTTCTTGTTCGCCGAGGGCACCCTGCACTTCGTCCTCGTCTTCGCCTGGGACGTCCTGATGGGCTACGCGGTCACCGCGCTCCTCGTCGCCTGGCTGCTGGCCCGGTCGGAGCGCACACGACGGCGCGCCATGTGGTGGGCGGCCGGGCTGCACCTGGCCTTGATGGTTGCGCTCACCGCGCTGCTCGTCGGAGACGGCCGGAACGCAGGCGTCGGCGGAGGCGGCGTGTCCCAGCGGATCGTCGACCTGTACGCGCACGGAAGCTACCTCGACCAGATCGCGTTCCGGCTGGAGACCGGTATCGCGCTGCGCCTGGAGCCGGTGCTCGCCTTCGGGCTCATGGTCTTCCTGTTCCTGCTCGGGGTACGGCTGTTCCGGGCGGGCGCGTTCGCGATGGACGGGACGGGCCGGCGGATCCGGGCGCGGATGCTCGGCTGGGGCCTCGGTCTCGGGGCACCGCTCACCGCCGCGACCGCCGTGGGCGGCAGCGACCTCTTCTTTCTGGACCGGTACTGCGCCGCTCCGCTGTTGGCGGTCGGGTTCATCGGCCTGATCGGCGCGGTGGTGAGCCGGGTGCGCCGCCCGGGTCCACTCACCACCGGCCTCACCTCTGTCGGCCGTACGGCTCTCTCCGCGTACGTGCTGCAGAACCTGCTGTGCATGCTGCTCTGCTACGGCATCGGACTCGGCCTCACCGCCCGCTGGGGAGACACCGGCCGCCCCTGGTGGGTGATGGGGCTGTGGGCCGGGGTGTGCGCTGTCCTCATGGTGGGCTCCACGCTGTGGCTGCGCCGCTTCGCCACCGGTCCGTTGGAGTCCGTGCAGAAGTGGGCACTGCGGCGCTGA
- a CDS encoding LysE family translocator, with protein sequence MVSTESILAFAAMSLLVIVIPGPSVLFVIGRALAHGRRTALATVLGNLIGSYVLVSAVAWGLGALVETSAAVFMGVKLAGAAYLVYLGVQAFRHRKEMRAADMEAPAGGQRSDLRTVLDGIFVGVTNPKGLVFFAAVLPQFVDHAAGHVPSQMMVLGLVPVGIGMITDTLWGLGASAARSWFARSDRRLSMVGGAGGFAMIGLGVTVAATGRAD encoded by the coding sequence ATGGTGTCCACGGAGAGCATCCTCGCGTTCGCGGCGATGTCGCTACTGGTGATCGTGATTCCGGGGCCGAGTGTGCTGTTCGTGATCGGCAGGGCTCTCGCGCACGGCCGCCGCACCGCGCTCGCGACCGTCCTCGGCAACCTGATCGGCTCGTACGTCCTGGTGAGCGCCGTGGCATGGGGCCTCGGCGCGCTGGTGGAGACCTCGGCGGCGGTCTTCATGGGCGTGAAGCTGGCCGGTGCGGCCTATCTCGTCTACCTCGGTGTGCAGGCGTTCCGGCACCGCAAGGAGATGCGCGCGGCGGATATGGAGGCGCCCGCGGGCGGGCAGCGCAGCGATCTGCGCACAGTCCTGGACGGCATTTTCGTGGGCGTCACCAACCCCAAGGGCCTCGTCTTCTTCGCGGCGGTACTGCCCCAGTTCGTGGACCACGCCGCGGGTCATGTGCCCTCCCAGATGATGGTGTTGGGCCTGGTCCCGGTCGGCATCGGCATGATCACGGACACCCTCTGGGGCCTGGGCGCCTCGGCAGCCCGTTCCTGGTTCGCCCGCTCGGACCGTCGTCTGTCCATGGTCGGCGGGGCGGGCGGCTTCGCGATGATCGGCCTGGGTGTGACCGTGGCAGCGACTGGCAGGGCGGACTGA
- a CDS encoding GntP family permease produces MYLAATTAAPVTFPQALEEQGAPPSPPHTGGLLALIPGTAGLLTVAALGIALLLVLIIKVRLQPFVALLTVSIAVGLAAGLSVTELFGTVQKSDAVSLIETGMGGILGHVAIIIGLGTMLGAILEVSGGAEVLSARLLRLFGERREPLAMGLTGLIFGIPVFFDVGIFVLAPIVYAAAKRSGKSILLYCMPLLAGLSMTHAFLPPHPGPVAAAGLFKVDLGWIILMGLVCGIPAVLAAWGYAAWIGRRLFVPVPQDMVEAAEEARAAVTAGKGAAGVAAGKGAAGITAHEAPVALRTVLTIIGTPLLLILLATFSSIALAPSPGRSVIEFFGHPFVALTIALLLSYYLLGLRRGWSRKSLETVSTASLKPVGNIILVVGAGGIFGAVLKGSGVATVLSDTFHHVGLPLIVLAYLLSLVLRVAQGSATVAIVTTAGIVVPLVDGQSLPPAHLALIIMAISAGSIFASHVNDGGFWMVSTYFGISERDTLKSWTVLESVLSVTGFAVAALVSIFV; encoded by the coding sequence ATGTACCTCGCCGCCACGACCGCCGCCCCGGTCACCTTCCCCCAAGCTCTTGAGGAGCAGGGGGCACCTCCCTCACCACCGCACACCGGTGGACTGCTCGCCCTGATACCGGGCACCGCCGGGCTTCTGACGGTCGCCGCACTGGGCATCGCGCTGCTGCTCGTCCTGATCATCAAGGTCCGGCTGCAGCCGTTCGTCGCGCTGCTGACCGTCTCCATCGCGGTCGGCCTGGCCGCCGGGCTCTCGGTCACCGAACTCTTCGGCACGGTCCAGAAGTCCGACGCCGTCTCCCTGATCGAAACCGGTATGGGCGGCATCCTCGGACACGTCGCCATCATCATCGGCCTGGGCACCATGCTCGGCGCGATCCTCGAAGTCTCCGGCGGCGCCGAGGTGTTGAGTGCCCGGCTGCTGCGCCTCTTCGGCGAGCGGCGCGAACCCCTCGCCATGGGCCTGACCGGCCTGATCTTCGGCATCCCGGTCTTCTTCGACGTCGGTATCTTCGTCCTCGCCCCGATCGTCTACGCGGCGGCCAAGCGCAGTGGCAAGTCGATCCTCCTCTACTGCATGCCGCTCCTCGCGGGCCTCTCCATGACGCATGCCTTCCTGCCGCCGCACCCCGGCCCGGTCGCCGCCGCCGGTCTCTTCAAGGTCGACCTGGGCTGGATCATCCTCATGGGCCTCGTCTGCGGCATCCCGGCGGTGCTCGCCGCCTGGGGCTACGCGGCCTGGATCGGCAGGCGCCTCTTCGTCCCCGTCCCACAGGACATGGTCGAGGCCGCCGAGGAGGCCAGGGCCGCGGTCACCGCGGGGAAGGGCGCGGCCGGTGTCGCGGCGGGGAAGGGCGCGGCCGGTATCACCGCACACGAGGCGCCGGTCGCCCTCCGCACCGTCCTCACCATCATCGGCACCCCCCTGCTCCTCATCCTCCTGGCGACCTTCTCCTCCATCGCCCTGGCTCCCTCACCCGGCCGCTCGGTGATCGAGTTCTTCGGCCACCCCTTCGTGGCCCTGACGATCGCCCTGCTGCTGTCGTACTACCTGCTGGGCCTCCGCCGCGGCTGGTCCCGCAAGTCCCTGGAGACGGTCTCCACCGCCTCGCTCAAGCCGGTCGGCAACATCATTCTGGTGGTCGGCGCCGGCGGCATCTTCGGCGCCGTCCTCAAGGGCAGCGGCGTCGCCACCGTCCTCTCCGACACCTTCCACCACGTCGGCCTCCCCCTCATCGTCCTCGCCTACCTCCTCTCCCTCGTCCTCCGCGTCGCCCAGGGCTCCGCCACGGTCGCCATCGTCACCACGGCCGGCATCGTCGTCCCCCTAGTCGACGGCCAGAGCCTCCCCCCGGCCCACCTGGCCCTGATCATCATGGCCATCTCAGCCGGATCGATCTTCGCTTCGCACGTGAACGACGGAGGCTTCTGGATGGTGTCCACGTACTTCGGCATCTCGGAACGCGACACCCTCAAGTCCTGGACGGTGCTGGAATCCGTGCTGTCGGTCACGGGGTTCGCGGTGGCGGCGCTGGTCAGCATCTTCGTGTAG
- a CDS encoding RidA family protein: protein MTEKTALTPATHTTPPAKFSHGVKKGNILQVAGQVGFLPAVEGQAPTPAGPTLREQTLQTLANVKAILEEGGASWDDAMMIRVYLTDVAHFAEMNEIYNAYFEEQGLKEAPAARTTVYVGLPKGLLIEIDALAVLS from the coding sequence ATGACCGAGAAGACCGCCCTCACCCCGGCCACCCACACCACCCCGCCCGCGAAGTTCTCCCACGGCGTCAAGAAGGGCAACATCCTCCAGGTCGCCGGCCAGGTCGGCTTCCTCCCCGCGGTCGAGGGCCAGGCCCCCACCCCGGCCGGCCCCACCCTGCGCGAGCAGACCCTGCAGACCCTCGCCAACGTCAAGGCCATCCTCGAAGAGGGCGGCGCCAGTTGGGACGACGCGATGATGATCCGCGTCTACCTCACCGATGTGGCGCACTTCGCCGAGATGAACGAGATCTACAACGCCTACTTCGAGGAGCAGGGCCTCAAGGAGGCCCCCGCCGCCCGCACCACCGTCTACGTCGGTCTGCCCAAGGGCCTCCTCATCGAGATCGACGCCCTCGCCGTCCTGAGCTGA
- a CDS encoding IclR family transcriptional regulator, with amino-acid sequence MSQTVDRALSILPLLAEGPADLGQVADRLGVHKSTALRLLRTLHEHGFVYRQSDQRYRLGARLFALAQQAVESLDVREIAHPHLVELNEKCGHTVHLAVHEENEVLYIDKVESRYPVRMYSRIGKPVAITVAAVAKLLLADLPEPERRALAEKLDYPHYTSRSTTDATAFLAELATVREQGWATDLGGHEESINCVAAPVRGADGRLVAAMSVSAPNVVVTAEELLRLLPLVRRTADAISREYSGTAVPPPALAPH; translated from the coding sequence ATGAGTCAGACCGTCGACCGGGCGCTGAGCATTCTGCCGCTGCTCGCCGAGGGGCCCGCCGACCTGGGCCAGGTTGCCGACCGGCTCGGCGTCCACAAGTCCACGGCCCTGCGGCTGCTGCGTACCCTCCATGAACACGGCTTCGTCTACCGCCAGTCCGATCAGCGCTACCGCCTCGGAGCCCGGCTGTTCGCCCTCGCCCAGCAGGCCGTCGAAAGCCTCGACGTACGCGAGATCGCCCACCCCCACCTCGTCGAACTCAACGAGAAATGCGGACACACCGTCCACCTCGCGGTCCACGAGGAGAACGAGGTGCTCTACATCGACAAGGTGGAGAGCCGCTACCCGGTCCGGATGTACTCACGGATCGGCAAACCCGTCGCGATCACGGTCGCCGCGGTCGCCAAGCTGCTCCTCGCCGACCTCCCGGAACCCGAGCGCCGCGCCCTCGCCGAGAAGCTCGACTACCCCCACTACACGTCCCGTTCGACCACCGACGCCACGGCGTTCCTCGCCGAACTGGCCACGGTCCGCGAACAGGGTTGGGCCACCGATCTCGGCGGCCACGAGGAGTCCATCAACTGCGTCGCGGCACCGGTCCGTGGCGCGGACGGACGCCTGGTCGCCGCCATGTCGGTCTCCGCACCGAACGTCGTCGTCACCGCCGAGGAACTCCTCCGGCTGCTCCCGCTGGTCCGCCGCACCGCCGACGCGATCAGCCGCGAGTACTCCGGAACCGCCGTTCCCCCGCCGGCCCTTGCCCCCCACTGA
- a CDS encoding sugar kinase gives MVTFLPRLPGRLADIPSFDRAIGGAESNVACTLARTGHSTRWISRVGTDGFGDHLLAAIADCGVDVGHVRRDPLRPTGVYFRTAGDRATDTHEVAYYRTGSAASAMTAADLDPAALHTGRILHLSGITAALSADCLGLLRELTARRPGRPLVSFDVNYRPGLWRDPAQARVLLELARGADLVFVGDDEARDAWGLHGPRAIREALPEAHTVVVKQGRDGATVFRRTREPRGLTREPVGRTRESGGLMREPGGRRDAATATGSATDTDTDTATFVPALRVGLVAATGAGDAFAAGFLSATLRGLPDRTRLRYGHLWAAAALTVPGDLATPPSRPYADRLAALDDPAWERLHLAPGWTDADADADADPEAEPDADPDSDTSGRRADEEVPTQ, from the coding sequence ATGGTCACCTTCCTGCCGCGTCTCCCCGGGCGGCTCGCCGATATCCCCTCCTTCGACCGCGCCATCGGCGGTGCCGAATCCAATGTCGCCTGCACCCTCGCCCGCACCGGCCACAGCACCCGCTGGATCTCCCGGGTCGGCACCGACGGCTTCGGCGATCACCTCCTGGCCGCGATCGCCGACTGCGGTGTCGACGTCGGCCACGTCCGGCGCGACCCGCTGCGCCCCACCGGCGTCTACTTCCGCACCGCCGGCGACCGCGCCACCGACACCCATGAAGTCGCCTACTACCGCACGGGTTCCGCCGCCTCCGCCATGACGGCGGCCGACCTGGACCCGGCCGCCCTCCACACCGGCCGGATCCTCCATCTGTCCGGCATCACGGCGGCGCTCTCCGCGGACTGCCTCGGCCTGCTGCGGGAGCTGACCGCCCGCCGCCCCGGCCGTCCGCTCGTCTCCTTCGACGTCAACTACCGGCCGGGGCTGTGGCGCGACCCCGCACAGGCCCGGGTGCTGCTCGAACTCGCCCGCGGCGCCGACCTCGTGTTCGTGGGCGATGACGAGGCCCGGGACGCATGGGGGCTGCACGGCCCCCGGGCCATCCGCGAGGCGCTGCCGGAAGCACACACCGTGGTCGTCAAGCAGGGCAGGGACGGCGCCACCGTGTTCCGGCGTACGCGGGAGCCGCGCGGGCTTACGCGGGAGCCGGTCGGGCGTACGCGGGAGTCGGGCGGGCTTATGCGGGAGCCGGGCGGCCGTCGCGACGCCGCCACCGCGACCGGCAGTGCCACCGACACCGACACCGACACCGCTACCTTCGTTCCCGCCCTGCGAGTCGGCCTCGTGGCAGCCACCGGTGCCGGAGACGCGTTCGCCGCCGGGTTCCTCTCCGCCACCCTCCGCGGGCTGCCGGACCGCACCCGCCTCCGGTACGGCCATCTGTGGGCCGCCGCCGCCCTCACCGTCCCCGGCGATCTCGCCACTCCGCCGAGCCGTCCGTACGCGGACCGCCTGGCCGCCCTCGACGACCCGGCCTGGGAGAGGCTGCACCTCGCTCCCGGCTGGACCGACGCCGACGCCGACGCCGACGCCGACCCCGAGGCCGAGCCCGACGCCGACCCCGACTCCGACACATCCGGCCGGCGGGCCGACGAGGAGGTACCCACCCAGTGA